The segment TTTCCCTGATTTTGGTGCGATGTAACTACACAAGTTTGCGAGAAAGAATGCGATCGCAACTGCAAGAACACAGCGATATCGAGATTCGTTCGCTATTTCTGCACCAGGAATCCAAGACGCTTTATTCAACTATCAAAGCAGAAATCGGAGAGGAGGAGATTGCTGCTTTGATGGTTTTTGGGTTAGAGTCTGTAACTGCAATTGATGACTTGCTGACATCAACTAATCAAGTGCGGGATGAGTTTCGTAAAATTTTTTCGTTCCCTATTGTGTTGTGGGTTAACGATGAAGTTTTGCAAAAAATGGTTAAACTTGCTCGCGATTTCCACACTTGGGCAAGCGCACCAATTCAATTTGCGATCGCTGCTGATGAATTGAACGAATTTCTCAAACAACAGGCAGATTTGATATTCTCCAAAGTTTTAGAAGCTGGTTCAGATCGATTTTTAGACAATGCTGCTATTAATTTGGGAGTGGGTGCTAATTATCGGTTTGAACTAGAGTCAGCTTGTAAGGAATTGCAAAGTCGCGGTGAGTTGGAGCCAGCTTTAGAAGCGAGTCAACAATTTATTTTAGGACGCGATGCATATGTGAATAATGAGATGGAGCGATCGCGGCAACTCTACGAGCAAAGTTTGGCTTTTTGGCAGCAAAACGATGAGTTAGAAAAGCAAGCTTGTTTGCTATTTCATCTGGGGTTGTGGTGGCGTAGATATGCTGTCGAGCGCAGAGAGGCATATATGCCAGCCTGCCTTCAGGCAAGGGAACATTATAAGCAGTGCGTGGAGGTATTGCAGCAGGCAAAACGCCCAGATTTAGCAGCAAAATTTATCAACCCTTTGGCAGAAGTCCTGCAACAACTAAAACAGTGGGATGAGCTAGAAACTGTTGCCGAAGCCGCTGTTGAGTTGCACCAAATCTATCCTGATGCCCTCAGACTGGCGAATGCTTATGCCCTTATGGCTGAGGCGGCTTTGGCAAAATCGCAGTGGGCGAGAACTAAGGAATATGCAGAGACAGCGCTACAAATAACTGCCCAGAAGTCAGAATCTAATTCTGAAAATTTTGGCGCGAATGTGGTCTTGGTACGACAGCACTATCGGAGTAGATATTGGTTTCTGCTAGCACAAGCGCAACAGCGTATCGGAAGCTTACAAGATGCGCTTCAAAATTTAGAAAATGCAAAATTAAAATGCAAGCACGAGTATAGTCCGCAGCTTTATTTGAGAATATTAGAGGCGTTGCGATCGCTTTATTTTAACCAACATCGATATTTAGAAGCTTTTAATATTAAGCAGGAAAAACTTGCCGTTAAACATCAATATGGGTTCCATGCTTTTATTGGCGCTGGGCGCTTGCAGCCTCAACGAAAAGTAATTAATCCTGCTCTAGTTCCCGATCCTGCTGGCTCCTGCGATTCATCTATTGGCTCGCTAGAGTATCAGCAAGCAACTATTGCCCCAGAAATTGTTGCTTCTGGTCGCAAGCTGGATGTGGATCGGTTGCTTGAGCGCATTAGCCGCGATGATTGCAAGCTAACAGTAATTCACGGGCCTAGCGGTGTGGGCAAAAGTTCGCTAGTGACGGCGGGGTTAGTACCAACATTACATCAAAAAGGCGCGATCGCTGGCCGAAATATCTTGCCCGTTGTAGTGCAAGTTTATACGAATTGGGAGGAACTGGGGAAAAGTTTGGCAGCGGCGCTAGAGGAAGTTAGAGATATTCGCTTATCTGCCATACCAAATAGTTTAGAGGCAATTCTGGAACAGTTGCGAAAAAATGTAGAGCGCAATCTGTTGACCGTGCTGATATTCGACCAGTTTGAGGAGTTTTTCTTTAGTTGCCATACACCAGCCCAAAGACGAAAATTTTGGGAATTTTTGCACGTTTGTCTGGATACTTTAGATCTTCCCTATGTAAAGGTAATCTTGTCGCTGCGGGAAGATTACGTGCATTATTTGTTTGAGTGCGATCGCCTCAATATTTTAGAAATAACAAAAAATAACATCCTTAATAAAGAAATTTGCTATCCGTTTGGCAATTTATCACCAGAAGACGCTAAAAAGGTCATCCGCAGCTTAACCCACAACTCCTTTTACTTGGAAACGGCGCTGATTGATGAATTGGTGCGGGATCTGGCGGGAGAATTGGACAGTGTTCGTCCGATTGAGTTGCAATTGGTGGGAGCGCAACTACAAGCGGAGAATATCACAACGTTGGTTGAGTATCAACAACGGGGCACAAAGGAAAAGCTAGTCGAGCGATTTTTAGAAGAAGTTGTTAAAGACTGCGGCGCTGAAAATGAACGTGCAGCACAGGTAGTATTGTACTTTTTAACTGATGAAAACAACACGCGACCACTTAAGACTAGATCGGAGTTAGAAGCAGATATAGAGGCGGCGGATTTAGCATCAGAAGTTAAGAAATTGGATTTGGTGTTAAAAATTTTAGTTGGCTCGGGGCTGGTGTTTGAAGTGCCACAAATAGCAGGCGATCGCTATCAACTGGTTCACGATTATCTAGTGTCTTTCATCCGCCAACAACGAGGCTCGGAAGTAATCGCAGAACACCGAAGAGAAAAAGAGCAACGCCAGATTACTGAAAAGAAGTTAACCCAACTTCTGAAACGGCA is part of the Microcoleus sp. FACHB-831 genome and harbors:
- a CDS encoding AAA family ATPase; translated protein: MERPEDVAVRNERSLKTLQRAIALSQGRFSLILVRCNYTSLRERMRSQLQEHSDIEIRSLFLHQESKTLYSTIKAEIGEEEIAALMVFGLESVTAIDDLLTSTNQVRDEFRKIFSFPIVLWVNDEVLQKMVKLARDFHTWASAPIQFAIAADELNEFLKQQADLIFSKVLEAGSDRFLDNAAINLGVGANYRFELESACKELQSRGELEPALEASQQFILGRDAYVNNEMERSRQLYEQSLAFWQQNDELEKQACLLFHLGLWWRRYAVERREAYMPACLQAREHYKQCVEVLQQAKRPDLAAKFINPLAEVLQQLKQWDELETVAEAAVELHQIYPDALRLANAYALMAEAALAKSQWARTKEYAETALQITAQKSESNSENFGANVVLVRQHYRSRYWFLLAQAQQRIGSLQDALQNLENAKLKCKHEYSPQLYLRILEALRSLYFNQHRYLEAFNIKQEKLAVKHQYGFHAFIGAGRLQPQRKVINPALVPDPAGSCDSSIGSLEYQQATIAPEIVASGRKLDVDRLLERISRDDCKLTVIHGPSGVGKSSLVTAGLVPTLHQKGAIAGRNILPVVVQVYTNWEELGKSLAAALEEVRDIRLSAIPNSLEAILEQLRKNVERNLLTVLIFDQFEEFFFSCHTPAQRRKFWEFLHVCLDTLDLPYVKVILSLREDYVHYLFECDRLNILEITKNNILNKEICYPFGNLSPEDAKKVIRSLTHNSFYLETALIDELVRDLAGELDSVRPIELQLVGAQLQAENITTLVEYQQRGTKEKLVERFLEEVVKDCGAENERAAQVVLYFLTDENNTRPLKTRSELEADIEAADLASEVKKLDLVLKILVGSGLVFEVPQIAGDRYQLVHDYLVSFIRQQRGSEVIAEHRREKEQRQITEKKLTQLLKRQLQAAIAAGFLLAILAASAGGFAVYSVSQRKLAEEQRKRAETVQEGLINALSSFSESLFASNNDFDALIESVRAGVQLKLIAGVTKPDTRIRLEAALLQALYRGSERNRLQGHSKDIIRVSFSPDGKALASASLDGTLKLWSIDGKLLKTLKGAISISFSPDGKTLASASGGKTVKLWNIDGKLLKTLTGHSEGVWNATFSPDGKTIASAGDDKTVKLWSIDGKLLKTLTGHSEGVWNATFSPDGKTIASASFDKTVKLWSLDGKLLKTLTGHSEGVWNATFSPDGKTIASASFDKTVKLWSLDGKLLKTLTGHSDAATSATFSPDGKILASASYDKTVKLWSLDGKLLKTLTGHSDAVWGISFSPDGKTIASASSDKTVKLWSLDGKLLKTTTGHSYPVTSASFSPDGKTLASASYDKTVKLWSLDGKLLKTLTGHSDTVWGVSFSPDGKTLASAGDDKTVKLWSIDGKLLKTLTGHSESVWGVSFSPDGKTVASASRDKTVKLWSIDGKLLKTLTGHSDTVWGVSFSPDGKTIASASWDKTVKLWSVEGKLLKTLTGHSESVHSVTFSPDGKTLASASYDNTVKLWNVDGKLLKTLSGHSNSVDSVTFSPDGKTIASASSDKTVKLWSLDGKLLKTLSGYSNLVTSVTFSPDGKTLASYSDDEMVKLWNWQELDLDYLLIRGCDRVRDYLKNNSTLSESDRQLCDGIPALK